One Solanum lycopersicum chromosome 4, SLM_r2.1 DNA window includes the following coding sequences:
- the LOC101259432 gene encoding U-box domain-containing protein 9-like gives MAESSNQGERMQALALVSADELKRELQRKAKCIVEDDDYTIHDTEEVMDCLSALKDLKLRPAPPPQYLCPISHQLMKDPVVLASGQTYDRPFIEKWLNKGNRTCPETKELLSNLDLIPNLLMKELISLWCKKHGLELPDKDQGIITEADRDRFNSLLHILSSNDDIPEKIKAAEQVRMLTKQFPSLRAFFEEDSIAVTKLLDPLMSENVNDHPKLQEHLITTVTNISIHDANKKLVATNPVVIPLLIESLTFGTIETRSNSAAALCTLSSLESNKCIIMKAGALEPLVKLLDEGPLLAMKDAAAAIYSLILVKENRAVAVFEGVVKVIMKKITDRILIDKMLVLLALLSSYDKAIEQMIKLEAVSCLLSIIKEDRSDESKEHCITILHTLCYNDRTRLKEMWRDESVNGAIANLALNGTTRAKRKAKEIVERIDKYFSDEQSS, from the exons atGGCGGAATCAAGCAACCAGGGGGAGCGAATGCAGGCGTTGGCGTTGGTGTCTGCAGATGAACTGAAAAGAGAGTTGCAGAGAAAGGCGAAATGTATAGTTGAAGACGATGATTACACTATTCATGACACTGAAGAAGTCATGGACTGTTTGAGTGCTCTAAAAGACTTGAAATTGAGACCTGCTCCACCTCCTCAATATCTTTGCCCAATTTCTCATCAGCTTATGAAAGACCCTGTTGTTCTCGCTTCTGGACAG ACATATGACAGACCATTCATTGAAAAGTGGCTCAACAAGGGTAATCGAACTTGCCCTGAAACAAAGGAGCTTCTCTCCAATTTGGATCTCATCCCAAATCTTCTAATGAAAGAACTCATTTCACTCTGGTGCAAGAAGCATGGACTTGAGCTGCCTGATAAGGACCAGGGTATAATCACAGAAGCAGACCGAGATCGTTTTAATTCACTGCTTCACATATTGTCGTCTAATGATGATATCCCGGAGAAGATAAAGGCTGCAGAACAAGTCCGTATGCTGACTAAACAGTTTCCATCTCTACGGGCTTTTTTCGAAGAGGACAGTATTGCTGTTACCAAATTGCTAGATCCTCTAATGTCTGAAAATGTGAATGATCATCCTAAACTACAAGAACATTTGATCACAACAGTTACGAACATCTCAATACATGACGCCAATAAAAAGCTTGTAGCAACAAATCCTGTTGTCATTCCTTTACTTATTGAGTCATTGACGTTTGGAACAATTGAAACAAGAAGCAACTCTGCTGCTGCTCTCTGCACACTATCATCACTTGAGTCAAACAAGTGTATTATAATGAAGGCAGGTGCTCTCGAGCCTTTAGTTAAACTCCTGGATGAGGGACCATTGTTGGCCATGAAAGATGCTGCTGCAGCAATTTATAGTCTCATTCTTGTCAAAGAAAATAGGGCTGTAGCTGTTTTTGAAGGAGTAGTAAAAGTGATTATGAAGAAGATCACTGATCGCATACTCATTGACAAAATGTTAGTCCTTCTTGCTCTACTGTCCAGTTATGACAAAGCTATTGAACAGATGATAAAGCTGGAGGCAGTCTCTTGTCTTCTTAGTATCATTAAGGAGGACAGAAGTGATGAAAGTAAGGAGCACTGCATCACAATTCTTCACACACTGTGTTATAATGATCGAACAAGGTTGAAAGAGATGTGGAGAGATGAGAGTGTTAATGGCGCCATTGCTAATCTTGCCCTAAACGGGACGACTAGAGCCAAGAGGAAGGCCAAAGAAATTGTTGAGCGGATAGACAAATATTTCTCTGATGAGCAAAGTAGTTGA
- the LOC101259147 gene encoding U-box domain-containing protein 9-like, whose translation MAEERRRLAASVDELKRELQRRVNCIVENADYTIEDIDEAIHCLSALEDLKLRAAPPPEYLCPISHQLMKDPVVLASGQTYDRPYIENWLNKGNRTCPETKELLPNSHLIPNLVMRKLISLWCKDHGIEHGVIPESDRHHFNSLLQILSSNHDLPEKIKAAKLVRILTKSFPPLRAFFQWDTVALTKLLHPLMSGNVNDHPKLQEELITTIMNISLHDPNKKIIATNPLVIPLLVQSLKFGTLETRSNSAAALCTLSSLDSNKSIITKAGALEPLVKLLDEGPLLAMKDAAAAIVNLAVVKENRSIAVFEGAVKVIMKKITDRILVDELLVLLSMLSTYDKPIEQMVKLDAVSCLLSIIKEDTSDKSKEHCIAILHTLCYNDRTRLQEIWRDESVNGIIANLALNGTTRAKRKAKEIVERIDKYFSAAQTS comes from the exons ATGGCGGAAGAGAGGAGACGATTGGCGGCGTCGGTGGATGAACTGAAAAGAGAGTTGCAGAGAAGGGTGAATTGTATAGTTGAAAACGCTGATTACACTATTGAAGACATTGATGAAGCAATACATTGTTTGAGTGCTCTAGAAGACTTGAAATTGAGAGCTGCTCCACCCCCTGAATACCTTTGCCCAATTTCTCATCAGCTTATGAAAGACCCTGTTGTTCTTGCTTCTGGACAG ACATATGACAGACCATACATTGAAAACTGGCTCAACAAGGGTAATCGAACCTGCCCTGAAACAAAGGAGCTTCTCCCCAATTCACATCTCATCCCAAATCTTGTTATGAGAAAACTTATTTCACTCTGGTGCAAAGACCATGGAATCGAACATGGTGTAATCCCAGAATCAGACCGACATCATTTCAATTCACTTCTTCAGATATTGTCATCGAATCATGATCTTCCCGAGAAGATAAAAGCTGCAAAACTAGTTCGTATTCTCACTAAAAGCTTTCCACCTCTACGGGCTTTTTTCCAATGGGACACTGTTGCTCTTACTAAATTGCTACATCCTTTAATGTCGGGAAATGTGAATGATCATCCTAAATTACAAGAAGAATTGATCACAACAATTATGAACATCTCATTACATGACCCAAATAAAAAGATTATAGCAACAAATCCTCTTGTCATTCCTTTACTTGTTCAGTCTTTGAAATTCGGAACACTTGAAACAAGAAGCAACTCTGCTGCTGCTCTCTGCACACTATCATCACTTGACTCAAACAAGTCTATTATAACAAAGGCAGGTGCTCTCGAGCCTTTAGTCAAACTCCTCGATGAAGGACCACTCTTGGCCATGAAAGATGCTGCTGCAGCAATTGTTAATCTCGCTGTTGTCAAGGAAAATAGATCTATAGCTGTTTTTGAAGGAGCAGTAAAGGTGATTATGAAGAAGATCACTGATCGCATACTCGTTGATGAATTGTTAGTCCTTCTTTCCATGCTGTCCACTTATGACAAACCTATTGAGCAGATGGTAAAGCTCGATGCAGTCTCTTGTCTACTTAGTATCATTAAGGAGGACACAAGTGATAAAAGCAAAGAGCACTGCATCGCGATTCTTCACACACTGTGTTATAACGACAGAACAAGGTTGCAAGAGATATGGAGAGATGAGAGTGTTAATGGGATCATAGCTAATCTTGCCTTAAATGGGACGACTAGAGCCAAGAGGAAGGCGAAAGAAATTGTTGAGCGGATTGACAAATATTTCTCTGCTGCGCAAACTAGTTGA
- the LOC101243779 gene encoding uncharacterized protein: MVMIEMESCRRSSGVQIPVFGDWDKANELPITQYFESARQAGLIHHSSSQQLYFHKTQFYAIPNNLPHTKTKGAAINKKRCGGKVEKTSGPQRQTAQRPTNPKPVDEDLYKIPPHLLPGYKRKRMFGFFSRCLAPPCKA, encoded by the exons ATGGTGATGATAGAAATG GAGTCATGTAGAAGATCAAGTGGAGTTCAAATTCCAGTATTTGGAGATTGGGATAAAGCAAATGAGCTGCCAATTACTCAGTATTTTGAATCTGCTAGACAAGCTGGCTTGATTCATCATTCTTCTTCACAACAACTCTATTTCCACAAAACTCAATTTTATGCTATCCCTAATAATCTTCCTCACACAAAG ACAAAAGGAGCAGCAATAAATAAGAAGAGGTGTGGTGGAAAAGTAGAGAAAACAAGTGGGCCTCAAAGACAGACAGCCCAGCGGCCCACTAACCCTAAACCTGTGGATGAAGATCTCTACAAAATTCCTCCTCATCTACTTCCTGGATATAAAAGA AAGAGAATGTTTGGATTCTTCTCAAGATGCCTCGCTCCCCCTTGCAAGGCCTAA